In Vanessa atalanta chromosome W, ilVanAtal1.2, whole genome shotgun sequence, a genomic segment contains:
- the LOC125075582 gene encoding uncharacterized protein LOC125075582, with protein MELGEQKPSQLLRRMRDLARDKIPDDTLRILWQGHLPSSVRAGLAVTEVKELENLAVIADKIVETSKPMQIAEIAHVKPHTSTDTDRIMAEIAKLRCEVAELKRTRPRFQHRRDGGRTRSTSRNRSRDPSSQRPRRTPESPDWLCYYHHRFRARAIKCAEPCAWRKHPEN; from the coding sequence ATGGAGCTGGGGGAACAAAAACCCTCACAACTTTTGAGGCGGATGAGAGACCTCGCTAGAGATAAAATTCCGGATGACACTCTCCGTATACTGTGGCAAGGACACCTTCCATCGTCAGTCCGCGCCGGACTTGCAGTCACCGAGGTTAAGGAGTTGGAAAATCTCGCCGTCATCGCCGACAAGATCGTGGAAACTTCGAAACCCATGCAGATCGCGGAAATAGCCCATGTAAAGCCCCACACGTCGACCGATACCGATCGGATAATGGCAGAAATAGCCAAACTTAGGTGCGAAGTTGCGGAATTAAAAAGAACAAGGCCAAGATTTCAACACCGTCGAGATGGCGGTCGCACACGCTCAACATCCCGAAATCGAAGTCGTGATCCTTCGTCACAAAGACCGCGGCGCACTCCGGAGAGCCCAGATTGGCTATGCTATTACCATCACCGTTTCCGCGCGAGGGCAATCAAATGTGCAGAACCTTGCGCGTGGAGAAAACACCCGGAAAACTAG